In one Capricornis sumatraensis isolate serow.1 chromosome 1, serow.2, whole genome shotgun sequence genomic region, the following are encoded:
- the ZDHHC19 gene encoding palmitoyltransferase ZDHHC19 has translation MDVKKLESSSIVSRNAAVAVGLPELAAGREPADSHLPWGHRRSSHAALEDDMPLMKEPHPSPQAPLPWVLPSLFAAFNVVLLVIFSGLFFAFPCRWLAQNGQWAFPIIAGLLFILTFFSLISLNFSDPGILHQGSNEQGPLMVHVVWVNHRAFRLQWCQKCCFHRPPRTYHCPWCNICVEDFDHHCKWVNNCIGHRNFRFFMLLVLSLCLYSGAMLVTCLIFLVRTTHLSFSMDKAIAILVAVPAAGFLVPLFLLLLIQVMSVSAAERSYEGKCRYLQGYNPFDHGCASNWYLTICAPLGPKYMAEAVWLQRVVGSDWVPIQTSRFPTCPSVLSPPTFPGPGSAPQPQPLGLYKPGKGPPGSGEAAVLQELHASPVLPQLREAPRQGSVYLPFRPGRCQESLPPNLTS, from the exons atggatgtgaagaaattggagTCCTCGTCCATTGTTAGCAGGAAT GCTGCTGTGGCCGTGGGGCTCCCAGAGCTAGCAGCGGGGAGGGAGCCTGCTGACTCTCACCTCCCCTGGGGGCACAGGAGGTCCAGCCATGCCGCTCTTGAGGATGACATGCCGCTCATGAAGGAGCCCCACCCCTCACCTCAGGCCCCGCTCCCCTGGGTCCTCCCAAGCTTATTTGCCGCCTTCAATGTGGTGCTGCTGGTCATTTTCAGTGGCCTCTTCTTCGCATTTCC CTGCAGGTGGCTGGCCCAGAATGGGCAATGGGCCTTTCCCATCATCGCAGGCCTCCTCTTTATCCTCACCTTCTTCAGTCTCATTTCACTCAACTTCTCAGACCCTGGCATCTTGCATCAAG GATCCAATGAACAGGGGCCCCTGATGGTACATGTGGTATGGGTGAACCACAGGGCCTTCCGCCTGCAGTGGTGCCAAAAGTGCTGCTTCCACCGCCCGCCCCGGACCTACCACTGTCCCTGGTGCAACATCTGTGTGGAG GACTTTGACCACCACTGCAAGTGGGTCAATAACTGCATCGGTCACCGCAACTTCCGCTTCTTCATGCTGCTTGTCCTGTCCTTATGCCTCTACTCGGGTGCCATGCTGGTCACCTGCCTGATCTTCCTGGTGCGTACGACCCACCTATCCTTCTCCATGGACAAGGCCATCGC CATCTTGGTTGCTGTACCCGCCGCCGGCTTCCTGGTGCCCCTCTTCCTGTTGCTGCTGATCCAAGTTATGTCGGTGAGCGCGGCGGAGCGGTCCTACGAGGGCAAG tgccgATACCTGCAGGGATACAACCCCTTCGACCATGGCTGTGCCAGCAACTGGTATTTAACAATTTGTGCACCGCTGGGACCCAA GTACATGGCCGAAGCTGTCTGGCTGCAGAGAGTGGTGGGGTCTGACTGGGTGCCCATACAGACCTCGCGCTTCCCAACGTGCCCCTCCGTGCTCAGTCCCCCCACCTTCCCTGGGCCTGGGTCTGCCCCCCAGCCTCAACCTCTGGGTCTCTACAAACCAGGGAAGGGTCCCCCAGGGAGCGGTGAGGCTGCAGTCCTCCAggag CTCCATGCCAGCCCAGTGCTGCCCCAGCTGCGGGAGGCTCCTAGACAAGGCTCCGTCTACTTGCCCTTTCGCCCCGGGAGATGCCAGGAGTCCCTGCCCCCGAACCTCACCTCTTGA